In Trichoderma breve strain T069 chromosome 4, whole genome shotgun sequence, the following proteins share a genomic window:
- a CDS encoding VTC domain-containing protein, whose amino-acid sequence MLIAKDLKAIDKNWTALRPRGKTSQVGPGVVVMKFGEQLRSSIIREYQWYYIDYNGLKGELRDATGPLAANGSGHKEWTEDDETRFVGKLETELEKVHTKQQVKAMEISRRIAVSEREVKDVVNRLNERGLGEDGPSEEEFLLLEEDLSDIIADVHDLAKFVQLNYTGFYKIIKKHDKLTGWHLRPAFDTRLKAKPFYKENYDASVIKLSKLYDLVRTRGNPVKGDSAAGGSQASFIRQTTKYWVHPDNVTELKLIILKHLPVLVFNASKEFEQQDQAITSIYYDNPEKWDLYEGRLKKTEGAEAIRLRWYGGMKTETIFVERKTHREDWTGEKSVKARFSIKEKNVNAYMKGELLPAAIFEKARKEGKKSEKAIAEDERLAAEIQYSVLKRGYKPVCRSFYNRTAFQLPADARVRISLDTELTMVREDNLDGRARSGDNWRRMDIGVDYPFSQLPPEDVVRFPYAILEVKLQTQVGQEPPEWIRQLISSHLVEAVPKFSKFIHGTACLFPNRIKLLPFWMPQMDVDIRKPVTHDFDDEEEELDSDDEELDAVRRGAGNGESSRHGARLRGPATDMEGQTVDLPTANEDYPIYDSDDEYDENYELEEARRVGGWHYYRVLFSTKASAAASGAWSVLKYVIPHPHGSEIPRSDRLTTLFRNSTIQNKRFKAPPGKKIYVPVRVEPKVYFAAERTFLGWIEYSIYIGTIATTLLNFGDHPTPTAFWIAGIFTFLAIFSLLYSVGIYLYRSRSIRNRKAARYYDRWGPSVLCVALFVAAGANFVYEGRERKYW is encoded by the exons ATGCTGATTGCGAAAGATTTAAAGGCCATCGACAAGAATTGGACAGCCCTCCGACCTCGTGGTAAAACCTCCCAAGTCGGTCCGggcgtcgtcgtcatgaAGTTCGGCGAGCAGTTGCGGTCAAGCATCATCCGAGAGTACCAGTGGTACTACATCGACTACAATGGCCTCAAGGGCGAGCTGAGAGATGCTACAGGCCCTCTGGCCGCGAATGGCTCCGGCCACAAGGAGTGGaccgaggatgacgagacGCGCTTCGTGGGCAAGCTGGAGACGGAGCTCGAAAAGGTTCACACCAAGCAGCaggtcaaggccatggagatTTCTCGCCGTATTGCTGTCAGCGAGCGCGAGGTCAAGGACGTTGTCAACCGATTGAACGAGCGCGGTCTCGGCGAAGATGGGCCTAGCGAAGAGGAAttcttgctgctggaggaggacCTTAGTGACATCATTGCCGACGTCCACGACCTGGCCAAGTTTGTCCAGCTCAATTACACCGGCTTTTACAAGATTATCAAGAAGCACGAT AAATTGACCGGATGGCACCTCCGTCCCGCTTTCGATACCCGACTCAAAGCCAAGCCCTTCTACAAGGAAAACTACGACGCCTCCGTCATCAAGCTGTCCAAGCTGTATGATCTCGTTCGAACAAGAGGTAACCCAGTCAAGGGTGACAGCGCGGCCGGTGGCTCCCAGGCCAGCTTTATCCGACAGACGACCAAATACTGGGTGCATCCCGACAATGTGACGGAACTCAAGCTCATTATCCTCAAGCACTTGCCTGTCTTAGTTTTCAATGCTAGCAAGGAATTTGAGCAGCAGGACCAGGCTATCACATCCATCTACTACGATAATCCCGAGAAGTGGGATCTCTACGAGGGCCGTCTGAAGAAGACCGAAGGAGCAGAGGCTATTCGACTTCGATGGTATGGTGGCATGAAGACTGAGACCATCTTCGTTGAGCGGAAAACTCACCGAGAGGATTGGACTGGAGAGAAGTCGGTCAAGGCTCGATTTTCTATTAAAGAGAAGAATGTCAACGCCTACATGAAGGGCGAGCTGCTGCCCGCTGCCATTTTCGAAAAGGCTCgcaaggagggcaagaaatcggaaaaggccattgccgaGGACGAGAGACTTGCTGCAGAAATCCAGTACTCCGTGCTGAAGCGCGGATACAAGCCTGTCTGCCGCTCTTTCTACAACCGAACCGCTTTCCAGTTGCCTGCAGATGCTCGTGTCCGAATTTCTCTGGATACTGAGCTGACCATGGTTCGCGAAGATAACCTGGATGGCCGTGCTCGCTCTGGTGACAACTGGAGACGCATGGATATTGGAGTCGACTACCCCTTTTCGCAGCTGCCTCCTGAAGATGTCGTGCGCTTCCCCTACGCTATTCTTGAGGTGAAGCTCCAGACACAGGTTGGACAGGAGCCGCCGGAATGGATCAGacagctcatctcatctcatctggTGGAGGCTGTTCCCAAGTTTTCCAAATTCATTCACGGCACTGCCTGCCTGTTCCCTAACCGTATcaagcttcttcctttctggATGCCTCAGATGGATGTCGATATCCGCAAGCCCGTTACCCACGACTTTG atgacgaagaagaagaacttgattctgatgacgaggagctggatgCTGTCCGTCGCGGTGCCGGTAATGGCGAATCTAGCAGACACGGGGCTAGGCTTCGTGGCCCTGCTACCGACATGGAAGGCCAGACGGTTGATTTGCCAACTGCAAACGAAGACTACCCCATCTACGACTCTGATGACGAGTACGACGAAAATTACGAGCTGGAAGAGGCCCGTAGAGTCGGTGGCTGGCACTACTACCGCGTCCTCTTCTCAACAAAGGCCAGTGCCGCGGCTTCGGGTGCTTGGAGCGTCTTGAAATACGTCATTCCGCACCCCCACGGAAGCGAAATCCCTCGGTCTGATAGATTAACAACGCTCTTCCGCAACAGCACGATCCAAAACAAGAGGTTTAAAGCGCCTCCGGGCAAGAAGATTTATGTTCCGGTTCGCGTAGAGCCCAAGGTGTATTTTGCCGCCGAGAGGACGTTCCTTGGATGG ATTGAGTACTCGATTTACATTGGAACTATTGCCACTACTCTTCTTAACTTTGGAGATCACCCTACCCCTACCGCCTTTTGGATTGCTGGCATTTTCACCTTTTTAGCCATCTTTAGTCTTCTCTACTCCGTGGGTATTTATCTCTACCGAAGCCGATCTATTCGCAACCGCAAGGCTGCTCGCTACTATGACCGTTGGGGACCTAGTGTGCTCTGCGTTGCTCTGTTTGTGGCTGCCGGGGCCAACTTTGTATATGAAGGCCGGGAGAGAAAGTACTGGTAA
- a CDS encoding MCM2/3/5 family domain-containing protein, with amino-acid sequence MSTPNRRQRDSQSATPRRSTRNSEAGTPAQLVSSPLFYQSSPAPTQGIDEVMGDVSSPLRQMSNSQSTQPTNGHAPSSPLRQMTDTQSTGQRTPRASAGLAGESSPIRYEPSSSPGRTPRLHSDLRSESSGLFVGSSRGTPYRRGDINSDTVRTPRAPRHVILDEAGRVMREGQAPGSDAASFANRDPNTSEADHLGGAGQSLIWGTTVSIDDTFATFKDFLRHFTLKYRMYRDGLTDAEVHAAPDAESKPYWEALQNMLLLGTTRLYLDISDLNLYPPTRKLWHQIQAYPQEVVPVMDQSVHDLMLDIAQAETMRNRPSQSSAGQQASQRSTQGSEPVFPSSDRPDEGITPTPRPRDEEPTLEDQVASSLYVVRPFGLDNMTNLRDLNPSDMDRLVSIKGLVIRTTPVIPDMKDAFFRCNVCNHSVNVGLDRGKIREPTECPRPMCASKNSMQIVHNRCSFEDKQVIKLQETPDSIPAGQTPHSVSVCVYNELVDFCKAGDRVQLTGIFRVSPVRVNPRQRAIKSIYKTYVDVLHVQKVDKKRLGADPSTLGVEGEDEVETGKDEMEETRRITAEDELKIRETSRRPDIYELLSRSLAPSIYEMDDVKKGILLQLFGGTNKTFHKGGSPKYRGDINILLCGDPSTSKSQMLSYIHKIAPRGVYTSGKGSSAVGLTAYVTRDPETRQLVLESGALVLSDGGVCCIDEFDKMNESTRSVLHEVMEQQTVSIAKAGIITTLNARTSILASANPIGSRYNPDLSVPQNIDLPPTLLSRFDLIYLILDRVDDKTDRRLAKHLLSMYLEDKPQSAPTSNDILPVEFLTLYISYARANIQPVISEEAAKELVDSYVAMRALGQDVRAAEKRITATTRQLESMIRLAEAHAKMRLSETVTKDDVQEAYRLIQSALKTAATDSEGRIDMSLLTEGTSTAERKRRSELKDAALRLLDEMTAGGNTVRWNDVSRRLAESSSVPIETAEFNEVMRALEAENAIMVSGEGARKSVRRVTAVV; translated from the exons CCTTGCCGGAG AATCTTCTCCCATTCGATACGAACCTAGCTCTAGCCCTGGCCGAACCCCGAGGCTGCACTCGGATCTGCGCAGTGAAAGCAGTGGCCTCTTTGTTGGCTCCAGCCGTGGCACGCCTTATAGACGTGGAGACATCAATTCAGACACCGTCAGAACACCTCGTGCTCCTCGACATGTTATCCTGGACGAAGCAGGACGAGTAATGAGGGAGGGCCAAGCTCCCGGCTCTGACGCTGCCTCTTTCGCGAACCGAGACCCTAATACCTCTGAAGCCGACCATCTGGGTGGCGCCGGCCAAAGTCTCATCTGGGGTACTACTGTGTCCATTGATGATACCTTTGCCACTTTCAAGGACTTTTTGCGACACTTTACGCTCAAGTATCGCATGTACAGGGATGGCCTTACGGATGCCGAAGTACATGCTGCCCCCGACGCCGAATCCAAGCCTTACTGGGAGGCTCTGCAGAACATGCTATTGCTTGGCACGACCAGACTTTACCTCGACATTTCAGATTTGAATCTCTACCCACCAACTAGGAAGCTATGGCATCAGATCCAAGCCTACCCTCAGGAGGTGGTCCCTGTCATGGACCAGTCTGTCCATGACTTGATGCTTGACATTGCTCAGGCTGAAACGATGAGAAATCGGCCATCACAAAGCAGTGCCGGACAGCAAGCTTCTCAACGAAGCACCCAAGGTTCTGAGCCTGTATTTCCTAGCTCCGACAGGCCTGATGAGGGCATCACTCCTACACCTCGTCCCCGAGACGAAGAACCCACATTGGAGGATCAAGTGGCATCTTCACTTTACGTCGTGCGTCCGTTTGGTCTTGATAATATGACTAACTTGAGAGACCTGAACCCTTCTG ATATGGATCGCCTTGTATCTATCAAAGGTCTTGTTATCCGTACCACCCCCGTGATCCCCGACATGAAAGACGCTTTCTTCCGCTGCAACGTCTGCAACCACTCGGTCAACGTCGGATTGGACAGGGGCAAGATTCGAGAGCCTACCGAATGTCCTCGTCCCATGTGCGCTTCCAAGAACTCGATGCAGATCGTCCACAACAGGTGCTCATTTGAAGATAAACAAGTCATCAAGCTTCAAGAGACCCCAGACAGCATTCCCGCCGGCCAGACGCCCCATTCCGTCTCTGTATGCGTCTATAACGAGCTTGTTGACTTTTGCAAAGCCGGTGACCGTGTTCAGTTGACTGGCATCTTCCGTGTCAGTCCTGTGCGAGTGAACCCGCGACAAAGGGCAATCAAAAGCATCTACAAGACCTATGTGGATGTCTTGCACGTTCAAAAAGTCGACAAGAAGCGCCTTGGAGCTGACCCATCCACACTTGGTgttgaaggtgaagatgaggtgGAAACAGGCAAagatgaaatggaagagaCTCGTCGCATTACGGCCGAGGACGAGCTCAAGATCCGAGAGACATCACGTCGTCCTGATATTTACGAGCTCCTTTCCAGATCACTGGCTCCTTCGATCTATGAAATGGACGATGTCAAGAAGGGTATCCTGCTGCAACTTTTTGGCGGCACCAATAAGACCTTCCACAAAGGTGGTAGCCCCAAGTACAGAGGCGACATCAACATTCTCCTCTGTGGTGATCCATCTACGTCGAAATCGCAAATGCTGTCATATATCCACAAGATCGCTCCTCGTGGTGTTTATACAAGTGGCAAGGGTTCTTCAGCTGTCGGTCTGACTGCATACGTTACCCGTGATCCCGAGACAAGACAACTTGTTCTCGAATCTGGTGCTTTGGTACTGTCTGACGGAGGTGTTTGCTGCATTGACGAGTTTGACAAGATGAATGAATCGACTCGATCTGTCCTTCACGAAGTGATGGAGCAGCAGACTGTGTCAATAGCCAAGGCCGGCATTATCACCACTCTCAACGCCCGAACCAGCATTCTTGCTTCTGCCAACCCCATCGGCAGTCGCTACAACCCCGACCTGTCCGTTCCTCAAAACATCGACCTCCCACCTACCTTGCTTTCCCGTTTTGATCTGATCTATCTCATCCTTGATCGAGTCGACGACAAGACGGACCGTCGGTTGGCAAAGCATCTTTTGTCCATGTACCTGGAAGACAAGCCTCAGTCGGCACCCACCAGCAACGACATCCTCCCTGTCGAGTTCCTGACTCTGTACATCTCGTATGCTCGCGCCAACATTCAGCCCGTGATTTCGGAAGaagccgccaaagagctTGTCGACAGCTACGTCGCAATGCGCGCTCTCGGCCAAGACGTCCGCGCCGCAGAGAAGCGCATTACAGCCACAACTCGACAGCTCGAAAGCATGATCCGTCTCGCCGAAGCCCACGCCAAGATGCGTCTCTCTGAGACCGTGACAAAGGACGATGTTCAGGAAGCTTACCGCCTCATTCAATCTGCCCTTAAGACCGCTGCTACGGACTCTGAGGGTAGAATTGACATGAGCCTGCTCACAGAAGGTACTAGTACCGCGGAACGGAAGCGCCGCAGCGAACTCAAGGACGCGGCACTCCGGCTGCTGGATGAGATGACTGCTGGCGGAAACACAGTCCGATGGAACGACGTGTCCAGGAGACTGGCTGAATCTTCGAGCGTGCCCATTGAGACGGCTGAGTTTAATGAAGTAATGAGAGCGTTGGAGGCTGAGAATGCCATCATGGTGTCTGGCGAGGGTGCGAGAAAGAGTGTCCGGAGAGTTACAGCCGTTGTTTGA
- a CDS encoding ribophorin I domain-containing protein, with protein sequence MKSLSVIAALLGLLAAGPCSAFSTVALPANFKPPPVFKNSMLVHVISVEKTYAKEQINVMLENISDEPQSEYFLPFTAEQIARVGAVEAKDRKDDTVGPFGVDLVEYDALSDVQYYRITLPSPLKAGGQYPLAVSWVYLNSYRPLPASIGQDEQQFLVYDFSLFAPSAYTTLKQKTEVKFSTVTIPDYTTTFGPEGQEYPQKVGSKMLYGPFDEQPAGAFFPAQVRFEFTKPVIHVSTLERDIEVSHWGGNVAFEERYTLYHLGANLSTQFNRVKWAQSQFYNPASTALKELKFPLQIGSVDPYFTDAIGNVSTSRFRSSKREAMLELKPRYPVFGGWKYPFTIGWNTNAANVLRNTADGGHVLKIPFFEGPRQAEGVEYGEVNVRVLLPEGSENVKYYTSIPDSSIVESSVDVHKTYLDTIGRTSVTIKAKNLGDEFRYRDLVITYETPLAGTLRKPVVVFASMLAVYAAAWALGKVQVGFSSK encoded by the exons ATGAAGTCGTTGTCAGTAATAGCAGCGCTGCTGGGCCTTTTGGCCGCTGGTCCTTGCAGCGCCTTTTCCACCGTCGCTCTGCCTGCCAACTTCAAGCCCCCACCAGTCTTTAAGAACAGCATGTTGGTGCACGTCATTTCGGTTGAGAAGACCTACGCAAAGGAGCAGATCAATGTCATGTTGGAGAACATCTCCGACGAGCCTCAAAGCGAATACTTTTTGCCCTTTACCGCGGAACAAATTGCCCGAGTTGGTGCCGTCGAAGCCAAGGATCGCAAGGATGACACTGTTGGACCCTTTGGAGTTGACCTAGTTGAATACGATGCTCTCAG CGACGTCCAGTACTACCGCATTACACTGCCCTCGCCTCTCAAGGCTGGCGGCCAGTACCCTCTCGCCGTCTCTTGGGTATACCTAAACTCATATCGCCCACTCCCGGCCTCCATTGGCCAGGACGAGCAGCAGTTCCTGGTGTACgacttctccctcttcgcGCCATCGGCTTATACGACCTTGAAGCAAAAGACCGAGGTCAAGTTCTCAACCGTTACCATTCCAGACTACACCACGACATTCGGTCCCGAAGGCCAGGAGTATCCTCAAAAGGTTGGCAGCAAGATGCTATACGGACCCTTTGACGAGCAGCCTGCCGGCGCCTTCTTTCCCGCGCAGGTCAGATTCGAGTTTACCAAGCCTGTGATCCACGTGTCGACCCTCGAGAGAGATATCGAGGTCAGCCACTGGGGCGGCAATGTTGCCTTTGAGGAGAGATACACTTTGTACCACCTGGGTGCCAACCTCTCAACTCAATTCAACCGTGTCAAGTGGGCGCAATCTCAGTTCTATAACCCTGCTTCCACAGCCTTGAAGGAGCTCAAATTCCCTCTTCAGATTGGGAGCGTCGACCCTTACTTCACAGACGCCATCGGAAACGTGTCAACCTCTCGATTCAGGAGCAGCAAGCGAGAAGCCATGCTGGAACTGAAGCCACGTTATCCCGTGTTTGGCGGCTGGAAGTACCCGTTTACCATTGGCTGGAACACCAACGCTGCTAACGTCTTGCGCAACACTGCCGATGGAGGCCATGTGCTCAAGATCCCCTTTTTCGAGGGACCTAGGCAGGCTGAGGGTGTAGAGTACGGCGAAGTCAACGTCCGAGTGCTCTTGCCTGAGGGATCTGA AAACGTCAAATACTACACCAGTATTCCCGACTCATCAATCGTTGAATCATCCGTTGATGTTCACAAGACCTATCTCGACACCATTGGCCGGACATCCGTGAccatcaaagccaagaacCTGGGAGACGAATTTCGATACCGTGATCTGGTCATCACATACGAGACTCCCTTGGCTGGCACCCTCCGCAAGCCCGTAGTGGTCTTTGCAAGCATGCTTGCAGTATATGCCGCAGCATGGGCGCTTGGAAAGGTGCAGGTGGGATTTTCCTCCAAATAA
- a CDS encoding hexokinase domain-containing protein codes for MVGLGPRPPPSRKGSKADIPKDLLNEVRKLEEIFTVDTSKLKEITDHFVNELAKGLSVEGGSIPMNPTWVMSYPDGYETGSFLALDMGGTNLRVCEITLTDRKSEFDIIQSKYRMPEELKTGSSEELWEYIADCLHQFVETHHGDCSKLEPLPLGFTFSYPATQHHIDEGILQRWTKGFDIAGVEGNNVVPMFEAAIAKRGVPIKLSALINDTTGTLIASAYTDTKMKIGCIFGTGCNAAYMEDCGSIPKLAHMNLPPDCPMAINCEWGAFDNEHKVLPRTKYDISIDNDSPRPGQQAFEKMIAGLYLGEIFRLVLVDLHDNKEVHVFENQDISLLRRPYTLDSSFLSGIEEDPFENLQETYDTFQSKLNIKPTVPELELVRRLAELIGTRAARLSACGVAAICKKKNYESCHVGADGSVFNKYPHFKARGAQALREILDWPQKANPKEDDPVEILAAEDGSGVGAALIAALTLKRAKAGNLAGILHPEHFV; via the exons ATGGTCGGACTTGGACCTCGCCCGCCTCCCTCCAGAAAGG GCTCCAAGGCGGATATCCCTAAGGATCTTCTCAATGAAGTCCGAAAGCTGGAGGAAATCTTCACCGTCGACAccagcaagctcaaggagattaCTGACCACTTCGTCAATGAACTTGCCAAAG GTCTCAGCGTCGAGGGTGGCAGCATC CCAATGAACCCTACCTGGGTCATGTCCTACCCTGATGGGTACGAGACTGGCTCTTTCTTGGCTCTCGATATGGGTGGAACCAATCTGCGTGTCTGCGAGATCACTCTGACAGACCGCAAGTCGGAGTTTGACATTATTCAGTCCAAGTACCGCATGCCAGAGGAGCTCAAGACTGGATCCAGCGAGGAGCTGTGGGAGTACATTGCAGACTGCCTTCACCAGTTCGTCGAGACTCACCACGGCGACTGCAGCAAGCTGGAGCCGCTACCTCTTGGCTTCACATTCTCCTATCCGGCCACTCAACATCACATCGACGAGGGTATTCTCCAGCGCTGGACCAAGGGATTCGACATTGCTGGCGTTGAAGGAAACAATGTCGTGCCAATGTTTGAGGCTGCTATCGCTAAGCGT GGTGTCCCCATTAAACTGTCGGCTTTGATCAACGACACAACGGGAACATTGATTGCTTCCGCATACACTGATaccaagatgaagattggCTGCATCTTTGGAACTGGATGCAATGCCGCCTACATGGAGGACTGCGGCTCCATCCCCAAGCTGGCGCACATGAACCTCCCCCCTGACTGCCCCATGGCTATCAACTGCGAGTGGGGTGCTTTTGACAACGAGCACAAGGTCTTGCCTCGCACCAAGTACGACATCTCAATCGACAACGACTCTCCTCGCCCTGGCCAGCAGGCATTCGAGAAGATGATTGCTGGTCTCTATCTGGGCGAGATCTTCCGATTGGTCCTGGTAGACCTGCACGATAACAAGGAGGTCCATGTCTTTGAGAACCAGGACATCTCCTTGCTCCGCAGACCTTATACTCTGGATTCATCTTTCCTGTCTGGAATTGAAGA GGACCCCTTCGAGAACCTTCAGGAGACGTATGATACTTTCCAGTCGAAGCTCAACATCAAGCCTACGGTACCGGAGCTTGAGCTGGTCCGCAGATTGGCAGAGCTCATCGGAACACGAGCTGCTAGGCTCTCTGCCTGCGGTGTTGCGGCCATttgcaagaagaagaactaCGAGTCTTGCCATGTCGGTGCTGACGGATCCGTCTTCAACAAGTACCCTCACTTCAAGGCCCGTGGCGCACAAGCCCTGCGCGAGATTCTCGACTGGCCTCAGAAGGCTAACCCCAAGGAGGACGATCCAGTCGAGATTCTGGCGGCCGAGGACGGTAGCGGTGTTGGAGCTGCTCTGATTGCTGCTCTGACCCTCAAGCGTGCCAAGGCGGGCAACTTGGCCGGTATCCTGCACCCTGAGCATTTTGTTTGA